In Arachis stenosperma cultivar V10309 chromosome 1, arast.V10309.gnm1.PFL2, whole genome shotgun sequence, one DNA window encodes the following:
- the LOC130966388 gene encoding nucleolar protein 56-like: MALFLLYESASGYALFEAHGLDEIGQNTEAVRSSVSDLNRFGKVVKLRSFNPFTSALDALKQCNAVSEGILTDELRTVLETNLPKVKEGKKAKFSLGVSDPKIGSQISEVTKIPCQSNDFVNELLRGVRLHFNKFVGDLKPGDLEKAQLGLGHSYSRAKVKFNVNRVDNMVIQAIFLLDTLDKDINSFSMRVREWYSWHFPELVKIVNDNYLYAKVAKYIEDKAKLSEDNIPALTDIVGDEDKAKEIVEAAKASMGQDLSPVDLINVHQFAQRVMDLSEYRRKLYDYLVSKMNDIAPNLASLIGEVVGARLISHAGSLTNLAKCPSSTLQILGAEKALFRALKTRGNTPKYGLIFHSSFIGRASARNKGRMARYLANKCSIASRIDCFSERGTTAFGEKLREQVEERLDFYDKGVAPRKNIDVMKSALESVVNKDTETDTQEVPVEASGKKDKKKKKQKAANVDEADEMAVVDKAPETTNGDAVEDHKSEKKKKKEKRKLEQDMELDQAVGDSAAGDQDGTAKKKKKKKTKDKRDDDDGEVPEAVTETKKKKKKSKSKDAE, encoded by the exons ATGGCGCTGTTCCTTCTCTACGAGTCTGCTTCGGGCTACGCCCTTTTCGAGGCTCACGGCCTCGACGAAATCGGTCAGAACACCGAAGCCGTTCGGAGCTCCGTTTCCGATCTCAACCGCTTCGGTAAGGTCGTCAAGCTCCGCTCCTTTAACCCTTTCACCTCCGCCCTCGATGCCCTCAAACAGTGCAACGCCGTCTCCGAAG GCATATTGACCGATGAGCTGAGAACTGTCTTGGAGACTAACTTGCCTAAAGTGAAGGAAGGAAAGAAGGCCAAGTTCAGTTTGGGTGTTTCGGACCCTAAGATTGGTTCTCAGATATCTGAAGTCACCAAAATTCCCTGTCAAAGTAATGATTTTGTGAATGAGCTGCTCCGTGGAGTGAGGCTCCATTTCAATAAGTTTGTTGGTGACCTCAAG CCTGGAGATTTGGAGAAGGCACAACTTGGTCTGGGGCATAGCTACAGCAGAGCCAAGGTGAAGTTCAATGTTAATCGGGTTGACAATATGGTCATCCAAGCAATCTTCCTTCTCGATACACTTGATAAGGACATCAATTCATTCTCCATGAGGGTCAG AGAATGGTATTCATGGCATTTTCCTGAACTGGTGAAGATTGTGAATGACAATTATCTTTATGCGAAAGTTGCAAAATATATTGAGGATAAAGCAAAGTTGTCCGAAGACAATATTCCGGCTCTAACTGACATAGTTGGAGATGAAGATAAGGCAAAGGAGATTGTTGAAGCTGCCAAGGCCTCCATGG GACAGGATTTATCCCCAGTGGACTTGATTAATGTCCATCAATTTGCACAGAGGGTAATGGACCTATCTGAGTATAGGCGGAAGTTGTATGATTACCTGGTTTCTAAAATGAATGACATTGCCCCAAATTTGGCCTCTTTGATTGGTGAAGTTGTTGGTGCACGATTAATATCTCATGCTGGTAGCCTCACAAATTTAGCGAAGTGCCCATCTTCAACCCTTCAAATTCTTGGTGCAGAGAAAGCTTTGTTCAG GGCACTAAAAACTAGAGGAAATACTCCCAAATATGGTCTGATATTCCACTCTTCATTTATTGGTCGAGCATCTGCCAGAAATAAGGGTCGAATGGCTCGCTATCTTGCAAACAAATGTTCAATTGCATCACGGATCGACTGCTTTTCTG AAAGGGGTACAACCGCTTTTGGGGAGAAACTTCGTGAACAAGTTGAGGAGCGACTTGACTTCTACGACAAGGGAGTTGCCCCTCGTAAAAACATAGACGTCATGAAGTCTGCCCTTGAAAGTGTAGTGAACAAAG ATACAGAAACGGATACACAAGAAGTGCCAGTTGAAGCATCAGGAAAGAAagacaagaagaagaagaagcaaaaagctgCTAATGTAGATGAAGCTGACGAAATGGCTGTAGTAGATAAAGCCCCAGAAACTACAAATGGTGATGCAGTGGAGGATCATAAAtcagaaaagaagaaaaagaaagaaaagaggaaaTTGGAACAGGACATGGAGCTTGACCAGGCCGTAGGTGATAGTGCTGCCGGTGATCAAGATGGAACagctaaaaagaagaagaagaagaagacaaagGATAAGAGAGACGATGATGATGGAGAAGTACCAGAGGCTGTTACTGAGactaagaagaagaaaaagaaatcaaaaagTAAGGATGCCGAATAA